One window of Helicobacter winghamensis ATCC BAA-430 genomic DNA carries:
- a CDS encoding UDP-N-acetylmuramate dehydrogenase: protein MFQKLIDFSQYTSVKIGSIQPLNFIESTEDYDRFLQSGETINIIGKANNLLISPNAKNLITLSKKFDYIRDLGDSLEIGAATPSGKIFSYAKRHNLSGFEILSKLPGSIGGIIKMNAGLKTYEIKDILDGILILDSNVKLKFKSVESLGLTYRNSAIKELIFAGIFKKKFGFKASLIETFAKMRANQPKEPSFGSCFKNPSGNFAGALIEQIGLKGIKFGKNKSLMFSQIHANFLVNLGNSSFNEALDLIHLAKEKVYMESKITLEEEVQIIQ, encoded by the coding sequence ATGTTTCAAAAACTCATTGACTTTTCACAATACACAAGTGTTAAAATTGGATCAATCCAACCTTTAAACTTCATAGAATCCACAGAGGACTACGATAGGTTTTTACAGAGTGGTGAGACTATTAATATTATTGGCAAGGCAAATAATCTCCTAATCTCTCCAAATGCAAAAAACCTTATCACATTGAGCAAAAAGTTTGATTATATTAGAGATTTAGGTGATAGCCTAGAAATAGGTGCGGCAACGCCTAGTGGCAAGATCTTTTCTTATGCAAAACGCCATAATTTAAGCGGTTTTGAGATTTTATCCAAACTTCCTGGAAGCATAGGTGGGATTATCAAAATGAACGCAGGGCTAAAAACTTATGAAATCAAAGACATTTTAGATGGAATCTTAATTTTAGATTCCAATGTTAAGCTTAAGTTTAAAAGTGTGGAATCATTAGGGCTAACATACCGCAATAGCGCGATTAAAGAGCTAATCTTTGCAGGGATTTTTAAAAAGAAATTTGGCTTTAAAGCAAGTCTTATAGAAACCTTTGCTAAAATGCGTGCAAACCAGCCAAAAGAACCAAGTTTTGGGAGTTGCTTTAAAAATCCTAGTGGCAATTTTGCGGGTGCATTAATCGAACAAATAGGCTTAAAAGGTATAAAATTTGGCAAAAACAAAAGCTTGATGTTTAGTCAAATCCACGCAAATTTTCTAGTTAATCTTGGCAATTCTAGCTTTAATGAAGCCTTAGATTTAATCCACTTGGCAAAAGAAAAGGTCTATATGGAATCTAAAATCACTTTAGAAGAAGAAGTGCAAATTATTCAATAA
- the fliQ gene encoding flagellar biosynthesis protein FliQ yields the protein MEAQLMNLAIETYKITLILSLPMLLVGLVVGLMISIFQATTQINEMTLTFVPKILAVIVVIIFTMPWMLNMLIDFTTRIFNMMPTFLF from the coding sequence ATGGAAGCGCAGTTAATGAATCTTGCGATTGAAACTTACAAAATCACATTAATTTTATCGCTTCCAATGCTTCTTGTAGGGCTTGTTGTAGGGCTTATGATTAGTATTTTTCAAGCCACAACACAAATTAACGAAATGACACTCACCTTTGTGCCAAAAATCCTAGCAGTAATTGTTGTGATTATCTTTACAATGCCTTGGATGCTAAACATGCTGATAGATTTTACAACGCGCATTTTCAATATGATGCCAACTTTTCTTTTTTAA
- the fabI gene encoding enoyl-ACP reductase FabI — protein sequence MIMKGKKGLIVGVANNKSIAYGITKACKEQGATLALTYMNEQIEKRVRPIADEIGSSSYVYELDVSKKEHFATLREQIQKDFGKLDFLVHSVAFAPKEALDGSFLGTSKEAFNVAMEVSVYSLIELCRELEPVLNENASILTLSYLGAVKHVAHYNVMGVAKAALESSVRYLAHDLGPKGIRVNAISAGPIRTLAASGIGDFRFILKWNEANAPLRKNVGIEEVGNSAMYLLSPLASAVTGEIHYVDCGYNIMGMAAVTEKNGKASMVWDSVK from the coding sequence ATGATTATGAAAGGCAAAAAAGGGCTAATCGTAGGCGTTGCGAATAACAAATCCATTGCTTATGGAATCACCAAAGCATGCAAGGAACAAGGCGCAACCCTTGCTTTAACCTATATGAACGAACAAATAGAAAAGCGTGTGCGTCCTATCGCTGATGAAATCGGCAGTAGCTCATATGTGTATGAGCTTGATGTGAGCAAAAAAGAACATTTTGCCACCTTAAGGGAGCAGATTCAAAAGGACTTTGGCAAGCTTGACTTTCTAGTCCATAGTGTAGCATTTGCACCAAAAGAAGCTTTAGATGGAAGCTTTTTAGGCACTTCTAAAGAAGCATTTAATGTTGCAATGGAAGTTTCTGTGTATTCTCTTATTGAGCTTTGCCGCGAATTAGAGCCTGTGCTAAATGAAAATGCTTCTATTTTAACTCTTAGCTACTTGGGAGCAGTAAAACATGTAGCGCATTATAATGTAATGGGTGTGGCAAAAGCTGCATTAGAATCTAGCGTGCGTTACTTAGCACACGATTTAGGACCAAAAGGAATCCGTGTAAATGCGATCTCGGCTGGACCAATTAGGACACTTGCAGCAAGTGGAATTGGGGATTTTAGATTTATTTTAAAATGGAATGAAGCAAATGCTCCATTGCGCAAAAATGTCGGCATTGAAGAAGTTGGAAACTCTGCAATGTATCTACTCTCTCCACTTGCTAGTGCCGTTACAGGTGAGATTCACTATGTAGATTGTGGATATAATATTATGGGAATGGCAGCTGTTACAGAGAAGAATGGCAAGGCTAGTATGGTTTGGGATTCTGTGAAATAG
- a CDS encoding triose-phosphate isomerase, whose amino-acid sequence MKIIASNFKTNHTRKSTQEFCDALESFLSHKSIPHKVAVFPPSTALLENAFKHFSIGAQNAYFVQNGSFTGEIGLEQLEEFSIQTLLIGHSERRFLGECQEFCAQKFAYFAKQNFEIFYCIGESLNTKNQGLDSTLAFLESQLQGIDLSYPKLIVAYEPIWAIGSGVSATLDEITQVHTRLKQKLGKIPLLYGGSVKPQNTSEILSLNGVDGVLVGSASWEIESFCQILENSF is encoded by the coding sequence ATGAAAATCATTGCAAGCAATTTTAAAACAAATCACACAAGAAAAAGCACACAAGAGTTTTGTGATGCGCTAGAGTCCTTTTTATCACACAAAAGCATTCCGCACAAAGTCGCTGTGTTCCCACCTTCAACGGCACTTTTAGAGAATGCATTTAAACATTTTTCAATCGGAGCGCAAAATGCATATTTTGTACAAAATGGCTCTTTTACAGGCGAGATAGGCTTAGAGCAATTAGAAGAGTTTAGCATTCAAACCTTACTCATAGGACATAGCGAAAGGCGCTTTTTAGGGGAATGCCAAGAGTTTTGCGCGCAAAAATTTGCGTATTTTGCTAAACAAAATTTTGAAATTTTTTATTGTATCGGAGAAAGTTTGAATACCAAAAATCAAGGTTTAGATTCCACATTAGCCTTTTTGGAATCGCAATTACAAGGAATTGATTTAAGTTATCCTAAACTTATTGTTGCTTATGAACCAATTTGGGCAATTGGAAGCGGAGTTAGTGCAACTTTAGATGAAATCACACAAGTCCACACACGCTTAAAGCAAAAATTAGGTAAAATCCCACTTCTTTATGGCGGAAGTGTGAAACCCCAAAATACAAGCGAAATCCTAAGCCTAAATGGCGTAGATGGCGTGCTTGTAGGCAGTGCAAGCTGGGAAATAGAAAGCTTTTGTCAAATTTTAGAAAATTCATTTTAA
- a CDS encoding FUSC family protein, whose protein sequence is MLQGLKKDFGLIFTWNQSDRSWQMPFFAGLGVAVILFVATLFGRPDFGLVSVIGAMIFLYVPDTPIYHKMILSMSCAFGIIVSFTLGLVGQSFPQLIPLIVFGVTLVSAQVVRYFSIGAPGFFFFTFATILGTYIPFEVRDYPMAIGLVALGTMVANVMVLLYSLSVIYIFKHAIKPIPKVGEFGFGVIVVDPMIIAFFVGFAMFFQSHLELNRGYWVGISCAAVMTAVTFKQIWIKQLQRILGTIVGVSLAYFLLHFTFSAMEFALLMMVLMFFAEYTVVRNYALSMVFLTPYSTYLAEVSNFMQYNPDIIIQARVLDIIVGSIIGLIGGAFMHWSVLRRALERIARKIVFKWIGAE, encoded by the coding sequence ATGCTTCAAGGGCTGAAAAAAGATTTTGGATTAATTTTTACTTGGAATCAAAGCGATAGATCTTGGCAAATGCCGTTTTTTGCAGGGCTTGGAGTGGCTGTGATTTTGTTTGTTGCTACATTGTTTGGACGCCCTGATTTTGGGCTTGTTTCTGTGATTGGAGCGATGATTTTTCTCTATGTGCCTGATACACCTATTTATCATAAGATGATTTTAAGTATGTCTTGTGCATTTGGGATTATCGTATCTTTCACGCTTGGGCTTGTTGGGCAGAGTTTCCCGCAACTTATTCCCTTAATCGTCTTTGGCGTAACGCTTGTAAGTGCGCAAGTTGTGCGATATTTTAGTATCGGGGCTCCGGGCTTTTTTTTCTTTACATTTGCTACGATTCTTGGGACTTATATTCCTTTTGAAGTAAGAGATTATCCTATGGCTATCGGACTTGTAGCACTTGGGACAATGGTAGCAAATGTGATGGTACTTTTGTATTCTCTTAGTGTAATTTATATCTTTAAACACGCAATTAAGCCTATTCCAAAGGTTGGGGAGTTTGGGTTTGGCGTGATTGTTGTTGATCCTATGATTATCGCGTTTTTTGTGGGATTTGCGATGTTTTTTCAAAGTCATTTGGAGCTGAATCGTGGGTATTGGGTGGGGATTAGTTGTGCTGCGGTGATGACGGCGGTAACTTTTAAGCAAATTTGGATTAAGCAACTCCAAAGGATTTTAGGTACGATTGTTGGGGTGAGTTTGGCATATTTTTTGTTGCATTTTACTTTTAGTGCGATGGAGTTTGCGCTTTTGATGATGGTTTTAATGTTTTTTGCGGAATACACAGTAGTGCGTAATTACGCACTATCAATGGTGTTTTTAACGCCTTATTCTACTTATTTAGCGGAAGTTAGTAATTTTATGCAATATAATCCTGATATAATTATTCAAGCTAGGGTTTTAGATATTATAGTGGGGAGTATTATAGGGTTAATTGGCGGAGCATTTATGCATTGGAGTGTGTTGCGTAGAGCTCTAGAACGCATTGCAAGAAAAATTGTGTTTAAATGGATTGGCGCAGAGTGA
- the dcd gene encoding dCTP deaminase encodes MGLKEDTWIRKMAIERAMIEPFCENQVGKGVVSYGLSSYGYDIRVSNEFKIFTNINAMVVDPKNFDAANVVDFVGDVCIVPPNSFALARTIEYFKIPRNILAICLGKSTYARCGIIVNVTPFEPEFEGHITIEISNTTPLPAKIYANEGIAQVLFLEGDRDCEVSYKDKQGKYQAQKGITLPRILK; translated from the coding sequence ATGGGCTTGAAAGAAGATACTTGGATCAGAAAAATGGCAATAGAACGCGCCATGATTGAACCCTTTTGCGAAAATCAAGTGGGCAAAGGCGTTGTAAGCTATGGATTATCTAGTTATGGCTATGATATTCGTGTGAGCAATGAGTTTAAAATCTTTACAAATATCAATGCAATGGTTGTAGATCCTAAAAATTTTGACGCGGCAAATGTTGTGGATTTTGTCGGTGATGTTTGCATTGTTCCGCCAAACTCTTTTGCACTCGCTAGAACAATAGAGTATTTTAAAATTCCACGCAATATTTTAGCCATTTGTCTTGGTAAAAGCACTTATGCAAGATGTGGAATCATCGTTAATGTTACGCCTTTTGAGCCAGAATTTGAAGGGCATATTACTATTGAAATTTCAAATACAACACCTCTGCCTGCTAAAATTTATGCCAATGAAGGTATTGCACAAGTGCTATTTTTAGAGGGCGATAGAGATTGTGAAGTAAGCTATAAAGATAAACAAGGCAAATACCAAGCCCAAAAAGGAATCACACTCCCTAGAATTTTAAAATAA
- the accB gene encoding acetyl-CoA carboxylase biotin carboxyl carrier protein gives MDFKDIKELIKIFDASALNRLSITQDTTKIKLEKGVSGATSVVQAAPAPVTQSLPQVSPVASVPAPVTPSGDTINSPMVGTFYRCPSPNTPAYVNVGDKVKKGQTLGIIEAMKIMNEIEAEFDCKILEIIPNDAQPVEYNSPLFVVEKL, from the coding sequence ATGGATTTTAAGGATATTAAAGAGCTTATTAAAATTTTTGATGCAAGTGCTCTCAATCGTCTAAGCATTACGCAAGATACAACTAAAATCAAACTTGAAAAAGGTGTAAGTGGTGCAACATCTGTTGTGCAGGCAGCACCAGCTCCAGTCACACAAAGCCTTCCGCAAGTTTCTCCTGTGGCTTCTGTGCCAGCTCCAGTAACGCCTAGTGGAGATACAATCAATTCTCCTATGGTTGGAACATTTTATCGTTGTCCATCTCCAAATACTCCAGCTTATGTTAATGTGGGCGATAAAGTAAAAAAGGGGCAAACACTTGGAATTATTGAAGCTATGAAAATTATGAATGAAATTGAAGCAGAATTTGATTGTAAAATTTTAGAAATTATTCCAAATGATGCACAGCCTGTGGAGTATAACTCCCCTTTGTTTGTCGTGGAGAAACTCTAA
- a CDS encoding acetyl-CoA carboxylase biotin carboxylase subunit, which produces MSLQKEINTILIANRGEIALRAIRTIKEMGKKAIAVYSTADKEAHYLDLADAKVCIGGDKSSESYLNIPAIISAAELFKVDAIFPGYGFLSENQNFVEICNHHGIEFIGPTPDVMVLMSDKSKAKEVMKKAGVPVVPGSDGAVESKEQAIKLAKEIGYPVILKAAAGGGGRGMRIVESEENMFNAYLAAESEAISAFGDGTIYMEKFIDKPKHIEVQVIADKCGNVLHIGERDCSLQRRHQKLIEESPAPTLEPKTREKLLQTAITATKAIKYVGAGTYEFLLDSNQNFYFMEMNTRLQVEHPVSELVSGLDIIELMIKVAEGKELPKQDSISFSGCAMECRITAEDPVKFYPSAGKITKWIAPGGNNVRIDSHAYAGYVVPMFYDSMIGKLIVWGRNRDEAIARMARALDEFCVEGIKTTIAFHKEMMKNDDFRRGVIHTKYLEQKMASDSAKKA; this is translated from the coding sequence ATGTCTTTGCAAAAAGAAATTAATACCATTTTAATTGCAAATCGTGGTGAAATTGCCTTAAGAGCTATCCGCACTATTAAGGAAATGGGTAAAAAGGCGATTGCTGTATATTCCACAGCCGATAAAGAAGCGCATTATTTAGATTTAGCAGATGCGAAAGTATGCATTGGTGGAGATAAATCTAGTGAGAGTTATCTAAATATTCCAGCAATTATTTCTGCAGCAGAACTCTTTAAGGTAGATGCAATTTTTCCTGGATATGGATTTTTAAGTGAAAATCAAAATTTTGTAGAGATTTGTAACCATCATGGCATTGAATTTATCGGTCCAACACCAGATGTTATGGTGCTAATGAGCGATAAAAGTAAAGCTAAAGAAGTAATGAAAAAAGCTGGTGTTCCGGTGGTTCCAGGAAGTGATGGTGCTGTGGAATCCAAAGAACAAGCCATTAAACTTGCCAAAGAGATTGGTTACCCTGTTATTTTAAAAGCTGCTGCAGGTGGTGGTGGGCGTGGAATGCGTATTGTAGAAAGTGAAGAAAATATGTTTAATGCTTATTTGGCAGCGGAATCTGAGGCAATTAGCGCATTTGGAGATGGCACAATTTATATGGAGAAGTTTATTGATAAACCAAAGCATATTGAGGTGCAAGTTATTGCGGATAAATGTGGTAATGTTTTGCATATTGGTGAGAGAGATTGCTCGCTTCAAAGACGCCACCAAAAGTTAATTGAGGAATCTCCTGCGCCCACATTAGAGCCAAAAACGCGCGAGAAGTTATTGCAAACTGCAATTACTGCTACAAAAGCAATTAAATATGTGGGTGCTGGGACTTATGAGTTTTTGTTAGATTCTAATCAAAATTTTTATTTTATGGAGATGAATACAAGATTGCAAGTTGAACATCCTGTAAGTGAACTTGTAAGTGGTTTGGATATTATTGAATTAATGATTAAGGTTGCGGAGGGGAAAGAGCTTCCAAAGCAAGATTCTATAAGTTTTAGTGGATGTGCGATGGAATGCAGAATTACAGCAGAAGATCCTGTAAAGTTTTATCCTTCTGCTGGTAAAATCACAAAATGGATCGCACCGGGTGGAAATAATGTTCGTATTGATAGCCACGCTTATGCAGGATATGTTGTGCCAATGTTTTATGATTCTATGATTGGTAAGCTCATTGTGTGGGGACGCAATCGTGATGAGGCGATTGCTAGAATGGCGCGTGCATTAGATGAGTTTTGTGTTGAAGGCATTAAAACAACGATTGCATTCCATAAAGAAATGATGAAAAATGACGATTTTAGAAGAGGAGTTATCCATACTAAGTATTTGGAGCAGAAAATGGCTAGTGATTCTGCAAAAAAGGCATAA
- a CDS encoding flagellin, which translates to MKIGNSQSTNESLISLKKAKDEEKDAIKKLASPRSLEATDGASLAIANALLAQANSMSQGVRNANDALGVMQIADATLSNITSSAIRMNELSVALGNPALNSDQRAMIESEANALTQSMQDATSQAIFNGKNVFGGQMSFVTGNGTASINMQAPNIADLSVNNQQSILNFIDRVNMERANIGSAMNGIQSGINASMNTIVNLKAAEGGLMKDDVAENYNQLNSAKLKENATLYANSFNTKYLQNRLDALLG; encoded by the coding sequence ATGAAAATTGGAAATTCACAAAGCACTAACGAGAGCCTGATTAGCTTAAAAAAAGCAAAAGATGAAGAGAAAGATGCAATAAAAAAGCTTGCTTCCCCGCGTTCTCTTGAAGCTACAGATGGCGCAAGTTTAGCCATTGCAAATGCCCTTTTAGCGCAAGCAAACTCAATGAGTCAAGGCGTGCGAAATGCTAATGATGCGCTAGGTGTTATGCAGATCGCTGATGCGACACTTTCAAATATCACAAGTTCCGCAATTCGTATGAATGAGCTTTCTGTGGCACTTGGAAATCCTGCATTAAATAGTGATCAAAGGGCGATGATTGAAAGTGAAGCAAACGCACTAACACAATCAATGCAAGATGCAACAAGTCAAGCAATTTTTAATGGTAAAAATGTTTTTGGCGGACAAATGAGTTTTGTAACAGGTAATGGTACAGCTAGTATTAATATGCAAGCGCCAAATATTGCAGACTTGAGCGTAAATAATCAGCAAAGTATTTTGAATTTCATTGATCGCGTAAATATGGAGCGTGCAAATATTGGTTCTGCAATGAATGGAATCCAATCTGGGATTAATGCAAGTATGAATACGATTGTGAATTTAAAAGCTGCTGAAGGTGGTTTAATGAAAGATGATGTTGCAGAAAACTACAATCAATTAAATAGTGCAAAACTTAAAGAAAATGCAACACTTTATGCAAACTCTTTTAATACAAAATATCTCCAAAATCGCCTAGATGCACTTCTTGGCTAA
- the dapF gene encoding diaminopimelate epimerase produces MFFSKYSASGNDFILTHTFKFKEGSWAELAKRICHRQEGVGADGLIVLKPHLTYDFEWEFYNADGSVANMCGNGSRAAALYAKDLNLAPNRQEFLTGAGVINAEIFAELESKILVESALTKAKVIQENIQEFGVNWWLIDTGVPHLVCEGANLNKEDLRALRHKYNANINIAMLEKDCVRARTFERGVEDETLACGTGMAAMFYYLKEKDKVSNPCCFKPASNEELFLREEEGRIFLKGNVRKICDFVY; encoded by the coding sequence ATGTTTTTCAGTAAGTATTCTGCAAGTGGGAATGATTTTATTTTAACACATACTTTTAAGTTTAAAGAAGGCTCTTGGGCAGAACTTGCAAAGAGAATTTGCCACAGGCAAGAAGGGGTTGGAGCTGATGGGTTAATTGTTTTAAAGCCACACCTAACTTATGATTTTGAATGGGAATTTTACAATGCCGATGGAAGTGTCGCAAATATGTGTGGTAATGGAAGTAGGGCGGCTGCATTGTATGCAAAGGATTTGAATCTTGCGCCAAATAGGCAAGAATTTTTGACAGGGGCTGGAGTGATTAATGCAGAAATTTTTGCAGAGTTGGAATCTAAAATTTTAGTGGAAAGTGCATTAACTAAGGCAAAAGTTATACAAGAGAATATTCAAGAATTTGGCGTAAATTGGTGGCTGATTGATACTGGTGTGCCACATTTAGTGTGTGAAGGTGCAAATTTAAATAAGGAAGATTTGCGTGCTTTGCGTCATAAATACAATGCAAATATTAATATTGCAATGTTGGAGAAAGATTGTGTTAGAGCTAGAACTTTTGAGCGTGGTGTGGAAGATGAAACGCTAGCGTGTGGGACAGGAATGGCTGCGATGTTTTATTATCTTAAAGAGAAAGACAAGGTGTCCAATCCTTGCTGTTTTAAGCCTGCAAGTAATGAAGAATTGTTTTTAAGGGAAGAAGAAGGCAGAATCTTTTTAAAAGGAAATGTTAGAAAAATCTGTGATTTTGTGTATTAA
- a CDS encoding pyridoxine 5'-phosphate synthase, with protein MLLGVNIDHIATLREARKINDPDPLEAVFIAKRAGADQITLHLREDRRHIHDDDVLRIRNSSVLPLNIECSINPEILEFILKISPHRITLVPENRQEVTTEGGLDVVANFERIAEITRTFREHCIEVSLFIDTQIDQICASKEVGAQMVELHTGTYANLHLMLNSNLSYTHNTIESLKIPRSELKTHFLDSISSLRDGAKEAKWLGLEVAAGHGLNYHNLAPILQIPEIIELNIGQSIIARSIFTGLESAIKEMVKLIKPSERNAFRLD; from the coding sequence ATGTTACTTGGAGTAAATATTGACCACATCGCAACTTTGCGCGAAGCAAGGAAAATCAACGACCCTGACCCACTTGAAGCAGTGTTTATTGCAAAAAGAGCTGGCGCAGACCAAATCACTTTACATTTGCGCGAAGACCGTCGCCATATCCACGATGATGATGTGTTAAGAATCCGCAACTCTTCCGTCCTTCCTTTAAATATTGAATGCTCCATTAACCCAGAAATTCTTGAATTTATTTTAAAAATCTCTCCCCATCGCATTACCCTTGTGCCAGAAAATCGTCAAGAAGTTACCACAGAAGGCGGACTTGATGTTGTGGCAAATTTTGAGAGAATCGCAGAAATTACACGCACTTTTAGGGAACATTGCATAGAAGTTTCTTTATTTATTGACACACAAATTGATCAAATTTGCGCTTCTAAGGAAGTTGGAGCGCAAATGGTAGAACTCCACACGGGCACTTATGCAAATCTCCATTTGATGTTAAATTCTAATCTCTCCTACACGCACAATACCATAGAATCGCTAAAAATCCCACGCTCTGAACTTAAAACACACTTTTTAGATTCCATCTCCAGCTTACGCGATGGTGCAAAGGAAGCCAAATGGTTAGGGCTTGAAGTTGCCGCAGGACACGGATTAAACTATCACAATCTAGCACCCATTTTACAAATCCCAGAAATCATAGAATTAAATATAGGGCAAAGCATTATTGCTCGCTCCATATTCACAGGCTTAGAATCCGCCATTAAGGAAATGGTAAAGTTGATAAAACCTTCAGAAAGAAACGCTTTCAGATTAGATTAA
- a CDS encoding 3'-5' exonuclease yields the protein MVAVFDCETILDVELLKKGFKQAFMDHGINIAQCNDLELSKKAMEIQKEQSGSEFLPICYHQVVSIAAVLCDEYGKFIKVGNFKAKGDSKEEREKSIIQDFLNYLNHKQPKLVSYNGRGFDMPMLLLRAMKYRLSANAYFEENNPEFNKSKWENYRQRYCERFHLDLLEVLGNYGAVRNLKLDVLANLVGFPGKYDTSGDMVLDMYYNGELEKIDTYCQSDVLNTYGLYLNYELLKGNLSNEDYLTILQKWRDKLTKDENTKNKEYYPVFFDTISAQLNQG from the coding sequence TTGGTTGCGGTGTTTGATTGTGAAACAATTTTAGATGTGGAGTTGCTTAAAAAAGGTTTTAAACAAGCATTTATGGATCATGGAATTAACATAGCGCAATGCAATGATTTAGAGCTTAGCAAAAAGGCAATGGAGATTCAAAAAGAACAGAGTGGGAGTGAGTTTTTACCTATTTGTTATCATCAAGTTGTGAGTATTGCGGCTGTGCTTTGTGATGAGTATGGAAAATTTATTAAAGTGGGAAATTTTAAAGCAAAGGGTGATTCTAAAGAAGAAAGGGAAAAAAGTATTATTCAAGATTTCTTAAATTATCTTAACCATAAGCAACCTAAGCTTGTAAGCTACAATGGGCGGGGTTTTGATATGCCTATGCTACTTTTGCGTGCGATGAAATATCGCTTAAGCGCAAATGCGTATTTTGAAGAAAATAATCCAGAGTTTAATAAGAGTAAATGGGAGAATTATCGCCAAAGATATTGCGAGCGATTTCATTTAGATTTGCTAGAAGTTTTGGGGAATTATGGGGCTGTGCGGAATCTAAAATTAGATGTACTTGCTAATTTAGTAGGCTTTCCTGGCAAATACGATACAAGTGGCGATATGGTGCTTGATATGTATTATAATGGAGAGCTAGAAAAGATAGACACTTATTGCCAAAGTGATGTGCTAAACACTTATGGATTGTATTTAAACTATGAGCTTTTAAAGGGAAATTTGAGCAATGAAGATTATTTGACAATTTTACAAAAGTGGCGCGATAAACTTACAAAAGATGAGAACACAAAAAACAAAGAGTATTATCCTGTATTTTTTGATACAATTAGCGCACAATTAAATCAAGGATAA
- a CDS encoding PDC sensor domain-containing protein: MLSKEILQFSEMRYEIRAYLCFLLQRNIKNNLPHIELNKIIDGLHKIEHEVGIFELLYVLDASGSLVIDGISKDSTLECKKGDNHNERAYFYRAVKEKKCILTDPYPSLASGNLVVTVSYPLYNDKGKLIYVVCMDIPLEQTSLLVRPAPLFGFFSGFGKSVYFVMSLALFLVSALLLVKGGISMWEGLLRFNRLDIKDVFEATILITLSLAIFDLVRAIFEEEVLGRQKSQDSKMVHKTMTRFLGSIVIALAIEALMLVFKFTIIEPEKLIYAVYLIGAVTCLLIGLAVYMRFTAKFKRD, encoded by the coding sequence ATGCTTTCAAAAGAGATTTTGCAATTTAGTGAAATGCGTTATGAGATTAGGGCGTATTTATGTTTTTTACTTCAACGCAATATTAAAAATAATCTCCCCCATATAGAGTTAAATAAAATTATTGATGGATTGCATAAGATTGAACATGAAGTTGGGATTTTTGAGCTTTTGTATGTGCTTGATGCAAGCGGAAGTTTGGTAATAGATGGAATATCAAAGGATTCTACTTTGGAGTGCAAAAAGGGGGATAATCACAATGAGCGCGCGTATTTTTACCGTGCTGTTAAAGAGAAAAAGTGTATTTTGACTGATCCTTATCCTTCTCTTGCTAGTGGAAATCTTGTAGTTACAGTATCTTATCCATTGTATAACGATAAAGGTAAGTTAATATATGTGGTATGTATGGATATTCCCCTAGAGCAAACTTCGCTTCTTGTGCGACCAGCACCGCTTTTTGGATTCTTTTCTGGCTTTGGAAAGAGTGTGTATTTTGTGATGTCTTTGGCGTTGTTTTTAGTGAGTGCGTTGCTGTTAGTTAAAGGTGGGATTAGTATGTGGGAAGGGCTTTTGCGTTTTAATCGCTTGGATATTAAAGATGTCTTTGAAGCGACTATTTTAATTACGCTCTCTTTAGCGATTTTTGATTTGGTGCGTGCGATTTTTGAAGAAGAAGTGTTGGGAAGACAAAAATCGCAAGATTCTAAAATGGTGCATAAGACAATGACGCGCTTTTTAGGATCTATTGTGATAGCGCTTGCCATTGAAGCCTTAATGCTCGTGTTTAAATTTACTATTATTGAGCCTGAAAAACTCATTTATGCGGTGTATTTAATTGGTGCGGTTACTTGCTTACTGATTGGACTTGCAGTGTATATGCGCTTTACGGCAAAATTTAAAAGAGATTAA